From Vallitalea longa, one genomic window encodes:
- a CDS encoding accessory gene regulator ArgB-like protein, which yields MIYEFSNKISSKLIDKKVIKEEDKEIYTYGFEIVISSLLILIGMVGLGILLHQLLKVIVFILFFCSLRIQAGGYHAKSHLKCFIYFLLSCFFAILISYLLLDYERNLLIIILVLIESCIIILTYAPVDTINKPLCDSEKITYKKKSMITVIIQSLIIFTLSIFFNSLQSYYMVAAIAVFMESITVLPIINKRESEVKIC from the coding sequence GTGATATATGAATTTTCAAATAAAATATCTAGCAAATTAATTGATAAAAAAGTAATTAAGGAAGAAGATAAAGAAATATATACATATGGATTTGAAATTGTAATATCATCACTTTTAATCCTAATAGGGATGGTTGGTTTAGGAATTTTACTTCACCAGTTATTGAAAGTAATTGTTTTTATATTATTTTTCTGCTCTTTAAGAATACAGGCTGGAGGATATCATGCTAAATCACATCTAAAATGTTTTATTTATTTTTTATTATCTTGTTTTTTTGCTATACTAATTTCATATCTATTGTTAGATTATGAAAGAAATTTATTAATAATTATTTTAGTACTTATAGAATCCTGTATTATAATTCTTACTTATGCTCCTGTTGATACTATTAATAAACCGTTATGTGACTCTGAGAAAATTACTTACAAGAAAAAAAGTATGATTACAGTTATTATTCAATCACTGATTATTTTTACTTTAAGTATATTTTTCAACTCTTTGCAATCGTATTATATGGTAGCTGCTATTGCAGTCTTTATGGAATCGATAACAGTTTTACCAATAATAAATAAAAGGGAAAGCGAGGTCAAGATATGTTAA
- a CDS encoding sensor histidine kinase, with the protein MIWHVIDFFVDIVEALIIIKYCSSVYKKRYDNNICYYIGGISIAIVIFIFNYFSQGTENSTFRGSFATMIIIMFIVVMILYDDKITKLLLGYIGLLILIVAIEGVILSLLSFIFGESPAVFAKSNILRVLGMVSSKLITFFIVVLFACNENKFGLRIIKKSLLMEIILLFILNIGIMACIVPIYRNLIYKNSKDGIIAGIVILGLGIINIVSLLIYDKLIIQSKKDLELQLKLQQYEIQSKYYDEINDATMKLKSLRHDMSNHLGNIKGLVVYKEYAKLEEYLNKLLSEIDEVDKIIITNYPAISALLNRKYVQAEKNNINFTMNVSSIKDITIDVVDICIILGNLIDNAIEANLKVEEKNRYIKIDISNANNYIVIDCVNSIINNKIIDLNTTKADKNIHGIGLKNVRNIVEKHYGDIQIMRIKDYFSINIMLYNGKLS; encoded by the coding sequence ATGATATGGCATGTAATTGATTTTTTTGTCGATATAGTGGAAGCTTTGATTATCATCAAGTATTGTAGCTCTGTATATAAGAAAAGGTATGACAATAATATATGTTATTATATCGGAGGAATCAGTATTGCAATAGTTATTTTTATCTTTAATTATTTCTCTCAAGGTACTGAAAACTCTACATTCAGAGGTTCATTTGCTACTATGATTATAATTATGTTTATAGTAGTTATGATCTTATATGACGATAAAATAACTAAATTATTATTAGGCTACATAGGACTGTTAATATTGATTGTAGCTATAGAAGGGGTTATACTATCACTTCTAAGTTTCATATTTGGTGAATCTCCAGCAGTCTTTGCAAAAAGCAATATATTAAGGGTATTAGGAATGGTATCATCTAAATTGATAACTTTTTTTATAGTTGTCCTTTTTGCCTGTAATGAAAATAAATTTGGGCTGAGGATCATTAAGAAAAGTTTATTGATGGAAATAATACTGTTGTTTATTCTAAATATCGGAATAATGGCTTGTATAGTACCTATATATCGAAATCTAATATATAAAAATAGTAAGGATGGCATTATTGCTGGAATCGTTATTCTAGGGCTAGGTATTATAAATATTGTTTCATTATTGATATATGATAAATTAATAATACAATCAAAAAAAGATCTTGAACTACAATTGAAACTTCAACAATATGAAATACAATCTAAATATTATGATGAAATCAATGATGCAACAATGAAATTAAAGAGTTTGAGACATGATATGTCTAACCATCTCGGGAATATAAAAGGGCTAGTGGTCTACAAAGAATATGCTAAGTTGGAAGAATATCTCAATAAATTATTATCGGAGATAGACGAAGTGGATAAAATAATAATAACCAATTATCCTGCAATATCAGCATTACTCAATAGAAAATATGTACAAGCTGAAAAAAATAATATTAATTTTACGATGAATGTGAGTAGTATAAAAGATATTACAATTGATGTGGTTGATATTTGTATCATTCTAGGGAATCTTATAGATAATGCTATTGAAGCCAATTTGAAAGTGGAAGAAAAGAATAGATATATTAAGATTGATATAAGTAATGCCAATAATTATATAGTTATTGATTGCGTAAATAGTATCATTAACAATAAAATCATTGACTTGAATACAACAAAAGCAGATAAGAATATACATGGAATAGGTTTGAAAAATGTAAGAAATATTGTAGAAAAACATTATGGTGATATACAGATAATGAGGATCAAAGATTATTTTAGTATCAATATAATGTTGTATAATGGAAAATTAAGCTAG
- a CDS encoding cyclic lactone autoinducer peptide: MLTAINKKVSTSLLGLVGLIGIAVASLSVQTACIWFFNQPKVPEKLRKND; this comes from the coding sequence ATGTTAACAGCGATCAACAAGAAAGTCAGTACAAGTTTATTAGGTTTAGTAGGTTTAATAGGTATTGCAGTAGCTTCACTTTCTGTTCAAACAGCATGCATATGGTTCTTTAATCAACCAAAAGTTCCTGAAAAACTAAGAAAAAATGATTAA